Proteins encoded in a region of the Pieris rapae chromosome 12, ilPieRapa1.1, whole genome shotgun sequence genome:
- the LOC110995881 gene encoding SH3 domain-binding glutamic acid-rich protein homolog: MVVKVYISGISGNKEVKKRQQRVLMILDSKNIKYEVIDITEPGKEDDKDFMQNNAKCNGGTVSDPNPRSPLPPQIFNDEEYCGDYDQFDMANEVDTLEQYLKLEIQSESLSGPDYEMSIVNGSVKEASIEKTYNNSNVDASADNGNNEANEEASANEEIQAMNTELDNNLLEDPSVDNEDSENRLKPEVDISPKETSPANDENGHENGVISSREPSNEKDDIQQTKENLSEALIESEKAVSAE; this comes from the exons atggTTGTCAAGGTTTACATAAGTGGTATTTCAGGAAACAAAGAA GTGAAAAAAAGACAGCAAAGAGTACTGATGATATTAgattcgaaaaatattaagtacgaAGTCATCGACATAACGGAACCGGGTAAAGAGGATGATAAGGATTTTATGCAAAACAACGCGAAATGTAACGGCGGAACTGTGAGCGACCCTAATCCTCGATCACCGCTGCCAccgcaaatatttaatgatgaaGAGTATTGTGgg gATTATGACCAATTTGATATGGCTAATGAAGTGGATACCTTGGAACAATATTTGAAGTTGGAAATACAATCTGAATCCCTTTCTGGTCCTGATTATGAG ATGAGTATTGTGAATGGCAGTGTTAAGGAAGCCAGTATAgaaaaaacatataacaaCTCCAATGTTGATGCTTCTGCAGATAATGGAAATAATGAGGCTAATGAAGAGGCTTCTGCCAATGAAGAGATACAAGCTATGAACACAGAACTGGATAATAATCTATTGGAGGACCCCTCAGTTGATAATGAAGATTCTGAAAATAGGTTAAAACCTGAAGTAGATATTTCTCCGAAAGAAACATCTCCTGCTAACGACGAAAATGGCCATGAAAATGGAGTTATCAGTTCCCGTGAGCCATCAAATGAAAAAGACGACATTCAACAGACAAAGGAAAACCTTTCTGAAGCTCTCATTGAAAGTGAAAAGGCAGTATCTGCCGAATAG
- the LOC110995871 gene encoding uncharacterized protein LOC110995871 isoform X2, translated as MHILTWVMNMFGIFFILAAHEHYSIDVFIAFYITSRLFLYYHTLSNNQALMQNDSSRTRIWFPLLSFFESEVDGIVPNEYEGPVTILNNLKQWFVQLVTDVKTSSMAKIAGTKLQEGAAMGEYSVVRLVDGIKRNLSLVEEFKNSRQRLVTLDKNVQACLLDELPDGEHRIEDLSESFRRDFSDPPSPVVKKNK; from the exons ATGCATATACTGACGTGGGTTATGAACATGTTCGGTATTTTCTTCATTTTGGCTGCGCACGAGCACTACTCCATCGACGTCTTCATCGCCTTCTACATAACGTCGCGGCTCTTCCTCTATTACCACACGCTGTCGAACAACCAGGCGCTCATGCAGAACGATTCTTCTAG GACTCGCATATGGTTTCCGCTGCTGTCTTTCTTCGAATCCGAGGTGGACGGCATCGTGCCAAACGAGTACGAGGGTCCCGTGACGATCCTGAACAACTTAAAGCAGTGGTTCGTCCAGCTCGTGACGGACGTGAAGACCTCATCGATGGCGAAGATAGCGGGAACCAAGCTTCAAGAGGGTGCGGCCATGGGGGAGTACTCCGTTGTCAGACTCGTCGACGGCATCAAGAGGAACCTCAGTCTCGTGGAGGAGTTCAAGAACTCGCGCCAGAGGCTCGTCACCCTCGACAAGAACGTGCAAGCCTGCTTGCTGGACGAGCTCCCCGACGGTGAACACAGAATTGAGGACCTGAGCGAGTCCTTTCGCAGAGACTTCAGCGATCCACCCTCACCGGTcgtcaagaaaaataaatga
- the LOC110995871 gene encoding ceramide phosphoethanolamine synthase isoform X1 has translation MDADIVKWSNKEVVELLHKEKLSSLIVEICKSQDIDGRCLLSFLDRDFYDYPFDKLKLGDRKRFILLVKKLQKNNRNAMCELGLFDDSLSNPATNINFVGTNLSHLSYNLHSQLQNEVYGRSTDCVTNYTDIKASKLKPEIWKTAIALGYLFLVTWVTAVVMVIVHDKVPDMKKYPPLPDLFLDNVPHIPWAFDMCEITGSLLMAIWLIVLFFHKHRFIILRRFFALAGTVFLLRCFTMLITSLSVPGSHLKCEPRFYPPADDLTVWGRRLQQAYDIWSGAGMSVRGVRTCGDYMFSGHTVALTLLNFFITEYTSRSLYLMHILTWVMNMFGIFFILAAHEHYSIDVFIAFYITSRLFLYYHTLSNNQALMQNDSSRTRIWFPLLSFFESEVDGIVPNEYEGPVTILNNLKQWFVQLVTDVKTSSMAKIAGTKLQEGAAMGEYSVVRLVDGIKRNLSLVEEFKNSRQRLVTLDKNVQACLLDELPDGEHRIEDLSESFRRDFSDPPSPVVKKNK, from the exons ATTGTAGAAATTTGCAAATCTCAGGATATCGACGGACGATGTTTGCTATCTTTTTTAGACAGAGATTTTTACGACTATCCATTTGATAAGTTAAAACTTGGTGATcgaaaaagatttattttattagtgaaaAAGTTgcagaaaaataatagaaatgctATGTGTGAGCTGGGTTTATTTGATGATTCATTATCCAATCCCGCGACAAATATAAACTTTGTGGGCACCAATCTATCACATTTAAGTTATAATCTTCATAGTCAATTACAAAATGAGGTGTATGGAAGAAGTACAGACTGCGTGACCAATTACACAGACATAAAGGcatcaaaattaaaaccagAGATATGGAAAACAGCCATTGCATtgg GCTATCTTTTCTTAGTGACCTGGGTGACGGCTGTGGTCATGGTAATAGTGCATGATAAGGTCCCAGACATGAAAAAGTATCCACCCCTTCCTGATCTCTTCCTAGATAATGTGCCCCATATTCCATGGGCTTTTGATATGTGTGAGATTACTGGTTCTCTACTTATGGCTATTTGGCTAATAGTACTTTTCTTTCATAAACATAG GTTTATAATTCTTAGAAGGTTTTTTGCTTTGGCTGGGACCGTGTTTCTGTTGAGATGTTTTACAATGCTAATAACATCGCTGTCCGTACCCGGCTCTCACTTAAAGTGTGAGCCTAGATTCTATCCACCTGCCGATGACCTGACTGTCTGGGGGCGAAGACTTCAGCAGGCTTATGACATATGGAGTGGTGCTGGAATGTCAGTCAGGGGTGTGCGGACTTGCGGTGACTACATGTTCTCTGGGCACACAGTGGCTTTGACTCTACTCAATTTCTTTATCACTGAAT ATACTTCCCGAAGCCTGTACCTGATGCATATACTGACGTGGGTTATGAACATGTTCGGTATTTTCTTCATTTTGGCTGCGCACGAGCACTACTCCATCGACGTCTTCATCGCCTTCTACATAACGTCGCGGCTCTTCCTCTATTACCACACGCTGTCGAACAACCAGGCGCTCATGCAGAACGATTCTTCTAG GACTCGCATATGGTTTCCGCTGCTGTCTTTCTTCGAATCCGAGGTGGACGGCATCGTGCCAAACGAGTACGAGGGTCCCGTGACGATCCTGAACAACTTAAAGCAGTGGTTCGTCCAGCTCGTGACGGACGTGAAGACCTCATCGATGGCGAAGATAGCGGGAACCAAGCTTCAAGAGGGTGCGGCCATGGGGGAGTACTCCGTTGTCAGACTCGTCGACGGCATCAAGAGGAACCTCAGTCTCGTGGAGGAGTTCAAGAACTCGCGCCAGAGGCTCGTCACCCTCGACAAGAACGTGCAAGCCTGCTTGCTGGACGAGCTCCCCGACGGTGAACACAGAATTGAGGACCTGAGCGAGTCCTTTCGCAGAGACTTCAGCGATCCACCCTCACCGGTcgtcaagaaaaataaatga